In one Alnus glutinosa chromosome 14, dhAlnGlut1.1, whole genome shotgun sequence genomic region, the following are encoded:
- the LOC133856814 gene encoding xyloglucan endotransglucosylase/hydrolase protein 2-like: MGFSVLVSLLLAWVLASEGSDDISFDQNYKITWGFDHVLSLNQGRQIQLSMDISSGAGFASKLSYGSGFFHMSIKLPDKDSAGVVTAFYLTSQGDNHDELDFEFLGNREGKPYTLQTNVFANGQGNREQRILLWFDPTADFHTYQILWNQHQIVFYVDNTPIRVFKNNRDIGVDYPSQPMQIEGSLWDGDSWATDGGQTKTNWSSAPFKAHFQGFDFGGCAVQNSNIQQCSSPNYWWNTAKYWVLDSGQQREYENVRNKYMNYDYCSDRHRYPTPPPECLRS; this comes from the exons atgggTTTTTCAGTACTAGTCTCCCTCCTTCTAGCTTGGGTGCTTGCAAGTGAAGGCAGTGACGACATTAGCTTTGATCAAAACTATAAAATCACATGGGGTTTTGATCATGTCTTATCTCTTAATCAAGGAAGACAAATTCAGCTCTCAATGGATATTTCTTCGG gGGCTGGCTTCGCATCCAAGCTAAGCTATGGTTCTGGATTCTTTCATATGAGTATCAAGCTACCAGACAAGGATTCGGCTGGAGTAGTTACAGCTTTCTAT CTAACTTCTCAAGGTGATAATCATGATGAGCTGGATTTCGAGTTCTTGGGCAACAGGGAAGGGAAGCCATACACATTACAAACAAATGTGTTTGCAAACGGTCAAGGGAATAGAGAGCAAAGAATTCTTCTCTGGTTCGATCCCACAGCAGATTTTCATACTTACCAGATTCTCTGGAACCAACATCAAATTGT ATTTTATGTGGACAATACGCCCATTAGAGTATTCAAGAACAACAGAGACATTGGAGTTGACTACCCATCACAGCCAATGCAAATAGAAGGCAGCTTGTGGGACGGAGATAGTTGGGCAACTGATGGAGGCCAAACAAAAACTAACTGGAGTTCTGCCCCATTCAAAGCACACTTTCAAGGATTTGATTTCGGCGGCTGCGCAGTTCAGAACTCAAACATCCAACAGTGTTCCTCTCCCAACTACTGGTGGAACACGGCAAAGTACTGGGTACTGGATTCTGGACAACAGAGAGAGTACGAGAATGTGAGAAACAAGTACATGAACTATGACTATTGTTCTGATAGGCACAGATACCCGACCCCTCCCCCAGAGTGCCTTCGATCATGA
- the LOC133857143 gene encoding small ubiquitin-related modifier 1-like, giving the protein MSATAGGGGGGGGGSGGQEEEKKPMDQHINLKVKGQDGNEVFFRIKRSTQLRKLMNAYCDRQSVEFNSIAFLFDGRRLRGEQTPDELEMEDGDEIDAMLHQTGGGNGGP; this is encoded by the exons ATGTCTGCAACagctggtggtggtggtggtggtggtggtggtagtgGTGGTCAAGAGGAGGAAAAGAAGCCAATGGACCAGCACATTAACCTCAAAGTCAAGGGCCAG GATGGTAATGAGGTGTTCTTTAGGATCAAACGAAGCACCCAGTTGCGGAAACTCATGAATGCGTACTGTGATCGTCAGTCTGTGGAGTTCAACTCTATTGCATTCTTGTTTGACGGGCGCAGACTCCGAGGAGAACAGACTCCAGATGAG CTTGAGATGGAGGACGGTGATGAGATCGATGCTATGCTTCACCAAACTGGAGGTGGGAATGGCGGCCCTTAA
- the LOC133857940 gene encoding uncharacterized protein LOC133857940 — protein sequence MTHLPRRTHYPLLILLFQILFSAIAFGSVLREEGEEEFSEELLLRPLPDRKVLAHFHFESRAPPSLSDSHGRHHHLFPKAIAQLVQKFQVKEMELSFTQGRWNYDRWGGFDPIPSSNAKPPGVELWAVFDVPQYQVDASWKNLTHTLSGLFCASINFLESSTTYSAPEWSFQPSSGSLRYGTLPREAVCTENLTPWLKLLPCRDKSGLSTLMHRPSIYRGFYHSQRLRLTSSQFDSGVLESGIVLEQTLTVVLQPNSQSASKTYSIETKLQPSWSLSSIFGRKVTGRCVLAKSSNVYLQLERGLVTELENLQKENVISRADNMGSEGLSSNPGFELSVKPDRVFKEVNSLHSKSSSVLCEYSIVKYSDSEPFDLGLTWKLPVVWSCQQAPLHASRFLMGSGNERGAIAISLISTELNEGFLGANTVEDRCELQVDIFQVVPWYIKVYFHTLQVFVDGQPQGLTDVVEKIHVSPSEDKVSPGVMELVLKFPCGVKSATLTLEFDKGFLHIDEYPPDANQGFDIPSAVISFPNFHASTHYLEDNSLTKSPMLSKFQEKSPVLSYTEVLLVPLTTPDFSMPYNVITITCTIFALYFGSLVNVLRRRVGEEERLLKDRAARKAGRLPQLLSKLSAKLRGKEWESPQSASPSSSSRSSKLILKVVIVAGIAIVWQFYSK from the exons ATGACCCATCTTCCAAGGCGGACTCACTATCCCCTTCTCATACTTCTCTTCCAAATTCTCTTCTCCGCAATCGCCTTCGGATCGGTTCTCCGcgaagaaggtgaagaagagTTCTCGGAGGAGTTGCTGCTGAGACCCTTGCCTGATCGGAAAGTATTGGCGCATTTCCATTTCGAAAGCAGAGCTCCGCCTTCTCTCTCCGACTCCCATGGCCGCCACCACCACCTCTTCCCCAAAGCCATTGCTCAGCTG GTTCAGAAATTCCAAGTTAAGGAAATGGAATTATCTTTTACACAAGGTCGATGGAACTATGATCGGTGGGGTGGATTTGACCCCATCCCAAGCAGCAATGCAAAGCCTCCTGGAGTGGAGTTATGGGCTGTCTTCGATGTCCCCCAGTATCAGGTTGATGCTTCCTGGAAGAATCTAACGCATACTCTTTCAGGTCTCTTTTGTGCTTCAATCAACTTCCTAGAGTCTTCTACCACTTATTCTGCTCCTGAATGGAGCTTTCAACCATCTTCAGGCAGTCTGAGGTATGGCACATTGCCTCGTGAGGCTGTTTGCACCGAGAACCTAACTCCCTGGTTGAAGCTCCTTCCATGTCGTGACAAATCTGGGCTTTCCACCTTAATGCACAGACCTTCTATATATAGAGGATTTTATCATTCTCAGCGGTTGCGCTTGACCTCATCTCAATTTGATTCAGGCGTTTTGGAATCAGGAATTGTACTAGAACAAACACTTACAGTTGTTCTTCAGCCTAATAGTCAGAGCGCTAGTAAAACTTATTCcattgaaacaaaattacaacCAAGCTGGTCTTTGAGTTCGATTTTCGGAAGGAAAGTTACTGGAAGATGTGTTCTTGCCAAGTCTAGTAATGTTTACCTTCAACTTGAGAGAGGTCTGGTAACTGAATTGGAGAATCTACAGAAGGAAAATGTGATATCCAGGGCTGATAATATGGGCTCGGAAGGGTTAAGCAGTAACCCTGGCTTTGAGTTGTCTGTTAAGCCTGACAGGGTATTTAAAGAAGTGAATAGCTTGCATAGCAAGAGCTCATCTGTTCTTTGTGAATATTCAATTGTGAAGTACAGTGACTCTGAGCCATTTGATTTAGGCCTTACATGGAAGCTTCCTGTAGTTTGGTCATGTCAGCAAGCACCATTACATGCTAGTAGGTTCTTAATGGGTAGTGGGAATGAAAGAGGTGCTATAGCAATATCCTTAATATCCACAGAATTAAATGAGGGTTTCCTTGGTGCTAATACTGTTGAAGACAGGTGTGAGTTGCAAGTCGACATTTTCCAAGTTGTGCCTTGGTATATTAAGGTGTATTTTCATACTCTACAAGTTTTTGTTGATGGACAACCTCAGGGACTCACAGATGTTGTAGAGAAGATACATGTTTCACCTTCTGAAGACAAGGTATCGCCTGGGGTAATGGAGCTGGTTCTAAAATTTCCCTGTGGTGTTAAATCAGCCACTTTAACTTTAGAGTTTGATAAG GGATTTTTGCACATCGATGAGTATCCTCCAGATGCTAATCAAGGGTTTGACATTCCATCGGCTGTAATAAGCTTTCCCAACTTCCATGCAAGCACACATTATCTTGAAGATAACTCTTTGACCAAGTCACCCATGTTGTCTAAATTTCAG GAAAAGAGTCCTGTTCTATCTTACACGGAAGTATTACTTGTACCCTTGACAACTCCTGATTTTAGCATGCCTTACAATGTCATCACAATTACCTGCACGATATTTGCATTATATTTTGGATCTTTGGTCAATGTGCTTCGAAGACGTGTTGGTGAGGAGGAAAGACTTTTAAAAGACAGAG CTGCCAGAAAAGCCGGTCGGCTTCCTCAGCTGCTATCGAAGTTGTCTGCCAAGCTGAGGGGAAAAGAATGGGAATCTCCCCAGTCAGCCTCACCTTCATCATCTTCCAGAAGTTCAAAACTTATACTTAAAGTGGTAATAGTGGCTGGGATAGCCATTGTTTGGCAATTCTATTCCAAATGA
- the LOC133857141 gene encoding ER lumen protein-retaining receptor, with protein MNIFRLAGDMTHLASVLVLLLKIHTIKSCAGISLKTQELFAIVFLARYLDMFTNFISLYNTIMKLIFLGSSFSIVWYMRRHKIVRRSYDKDQDTFRHYFLALPCLLLALLINEKFTLKEVMWTFSLYLEAVAILPQLILLQRTRNIDNLTGQYVFLLGAYRGLYILNWIYRYFTEPHYVHWITWISGLVQTLLYADFFYYYFHSWKNNKKLELPA; from the exons ATGAATATATTCCGATTAGCGGGTGACATGACCCATTTGGCCAGCGTCCTCGTCTTGCTCCTCAAGATCCACACCATCAAATCCTGCGCTG GTATTTCTTTGAAGACGCAAGAACTCTTTGCTATAGTTTTCCTTGCCCGCTACTTGGATATGTTTACCAACTTTATCTCTCTTTATAATACCATCATGAAGTTAATATTCTTGGGGAGCTCGTTTTCAATTGTTTGGTACATGAGGCGCCACAAGATTGTTCGTCGGTCCTATGATAAAGACCAAGATACCTTCCGCCATTATTTCCTTGCACTGCCTTGCTTACTCTTGGCCCTACTTATCAATGAGAAGTTCACATTGAAGGAg GTCATGTGGACATTCTCCTTATATTTAGAAGCTGTGGCCATCCTTCCTCAGCTCATACTGTTACAGAGAACTAGAAATATTGACAACTTGACAGGGCAATATGTATTTCTTCTTGG TGCTTATCGAGGATTATACATTCTCAACTGGATTTATCGCTACTTCACTGAGCCACACTATGTTCACTGGATAA CTTGGATTTCTGGGCTTGTTCAAACATTGCTCTATGctgatttcttttattattatttccatAG CTGGAAGAACAACAAAAAGCTTGAATTGCCAGCTTGA